A DNA window from Phycisphaerae bacterium contains the following coding sequences:
- a CDS encoding endo alpha-1,4 polygalactosaminidase translates to MHSIVRRATGGRACPLPVVGITLLAAAQVLLWTSGACTPSAPPAGNDNTNANDNINSNDNINSNDNDNVNDNSNDNTADKLLTVAAIGDYGDDDDNTRAVADMIKSWNPDFIITVGDNDYSDGAYRGTFEGLELAIGQYFHEFIGNYLGDSGPGSAENRFFPTPGDHDWGDTCDDPDGLDDYLRYFTLPDDSSGNERYYDFVRGPVHFFSIHSLEGCEPDGVTQDSVQGQWVQQRVAASTSTFKIAYFHEPPYSSADRHVDEGAHMRWDWKDLGFDLILSGNDHVYERIVRDRLTYIVDGLGGVDIHGFVDTPQQGSAVRFADDYGALRIDVYSNRLELAFLTVGGMTVDEFTIMAAGSNGEELDPDVPPVTQGDWYRPGVSATWQWQLQPNAQGDINTGYGVEVYDVDLFDVSDETLAILRSAGRRVICYFSAGTYEDFRDDADEFLPAELGNTLEDFADERWLDIRSSNVHAIMRRRLDYAVERGCDGVEPDNVTAFTNDTGFGITARDQLAFNRFLANEAHARGLAVALKNDLEQIPDLVDYFDFAVNEQCHEFNECDAMQPFIDAGKPVLSAEYADDFVNDPAARAAMCADALASNLRTLVLPVDLDDAFRFSCDE, encoded by the coding sequence ATGCATTCAATCGTTCGTCGTGCCACCGGGGGCAGAGCCTGTCCGCTTCCCGTTGTCGGAATTACTTTGCTCGCCGCCGCGCAGGTCCTACTGTGGACGTCCGGCGCCTGCACGCCCTCAGCACCACCGGCCGGCAATGACAACACCAATGCCAACGACAACATCAACTCGAATGACAACATCAACTCGAACGACAATGACAATGTCAATGACAATAGTAACGACAACACCGCCGACAAGTTGCTAACCGTCGCGGCCATCGGCGACTACGGCGACGACGACGACAACACCCGCGCCGTCGCCGACATGATCAAGAGCTGGAACCCCGACTTCATCATCACCGTCGGCGACAACGACTACAGCGACGGCGCCTACCGCGGCACGTTCGAGGGCCTGGAGCTGGCCATCGGCCAATACTTCCACGAATTCATTGGCAACTACCTGGGCGATTCCGGCCCCGGCTCCGCCGAGAACCGCTTCTTCCCCACGCCCGGTGACCACGACTGGGGCGATACCTGCGACGATCCCGACGGACTCGACGACTACCTCCGCTACTTCACCCTCCCCGACGACTCCTCCGGCAACGAGCGCTACTACGACTTCGTCCGCGGACCGGTCCACTTCTTCTCCATCCACAGCCTCGAAGGCTGCGAACCCGACGGCGTCACCCAGGACTCCGTCCAGGGCCAATGGGTGCAGCAGCGTGTTGCCGCCTCCACCTCCACCTTCAAGATCGCCTACTTCCACGAGCCGCCCTACTCCTCGGCCGACCGCCATGTCGATGAGGGCGCCCACATGCGCTGGGACTGGAAAGACCTCGGCTTCGATCTGATCCTCTCCGGCAACGATCACGTCTACGAGCGCATCGTTCGCGACAGGCTGACCTACATCGTGGACGGCCTCGGCGGCGTGGACATTCACGGCTTTGTCGATACCCCACAGCAGGGCAGCGCCGTCCGCTTCGCTGATGACTACGGCGCCCTTCGCATAGACGTGTACAGCAATCGGCTGGAACTCGCGTTTCTCACCGTGGGCGGCATGACCGTTGACGAATTCACCATCATGGCCGCCGGCTCGAACGGCGAAGAGCTCGACCCCGACGTCCCGCCCGTCACCCAGGGCGACTGGTACCGCCCCGGTGTGTCCGCCACGTGGCAGTGGCAGCTTCAGCCCAACGCCCAGGGCGACATCAACACCGGCTACGGCGTGGAAGTCTACGACGTGGATCTCTTCGACGTGTCCGACGAAACCCTCGCCATTCTCCGCAGCGCCGGCCGGCGGGTCATCTGCTACTTCTCCGCCGGGACCTACGAAGACTTCCGCGACGATGCCGACGAGTTTCTCCCCGCCGAGCTCGGCAACACCCTCGAAGACTTCGCCGACGAGCGCTGGCTGGACATCCGCTCCTCCAACGTCCACGCCATCATGCGCCGCCGCCTGGATTATGCCGTCGAACGCGGCTGCGACGGCGTCGAGCCCGACAACGTCACCGCCTTCACCAACGACACCGGATTCGGCATCACCGCCCGCGACCAGCTCGCCTTCAACCGCTTCCTCGCCAACGAGGCCCACGCCCGCGGGCTCGCCGTCGCCCTCAAGAACGACCTCGAACAGATTCCTGACCTCGTCGACTACTTCGATTTCGCCGTCAACGAACAATGCCACGAGTTCAACGAGTGCGACGCGATGCAGCCCTTCATCGACGCGGGCAAGCCCGTCCTTAGCGCGGAATACGCCGACGATTTCGTCAACGATCCAGCCGCCCGCGCCGCCATGTGCGCCGACGCCCTCGCGTCCAACCTCCGCACGCTGGTGTTACCCGTCGACCTCGACGACGCCTTCCGCTTCTCCTGCGACGAATAA
- the lexA gene encoding transcriptional repressor LexA, with the protein MARTRKTETDDSLCVTPRQMEILRMIRDGRRANGYSPTLQEMADELGISKITVFEHVEALLEKGMLTRRSNKARSLELTNSARLPDERPTLLPLVGRIAAGRPIEAIETSDAVDLEQLYNSRHPVGVLTVTGDSMIDEHICEGDLVVFEKRSNARNGETVVALINGEEATLKKFYREKGRIRLQPANSRYRPIYPTEVDIQGVVVGVIRKL; encoded by the coding sequence ATGGCACGAACGCGCAAGACGGAGACGGACGATTCGCTTTGCGTTACTCCCCGGCAGATGGAAATCCTGCGGATGATTCGCGACGGCCGGCGGGCCAACGGCTATTCGCCGACCCTGCAGGAGATGGCCGACGAACTCGGCATCAGCAAGATCACCGTGTTCGAGCACGTCGAGGCGCTCCTCGAGAAAGGCATGCTCACGCGCCGGTCCAACAAGGCTCGCTCTTTGGAGTTGACGAACAGCGCCCGCCTTCCCGATGAGCGCCCCACGCTGCTGCCCCTTGTCGGGCGGATCGCCGCCGGCCGCCCCATCGAAGCCATTGAAACATCCGACGCCGTCGACCTCGAGCAGCTCTACAACAGCCGGCACCCCGTCGGCGTCCTCACCGTCACGGGCGACAGCATGATCGATGAGCACATCTGCGAGGGCGACCTTGTCGTCTTCGAGAAGCGCTCCAACGCCCGCAATGGCGAAACCGTCGTGGCCCTCATTAACGGCGAGGAGGCCACGCTCAAGAAGTTCTATCGGGAGAAGGGCCGCATTCGCCTGCAACCGGCCAACAGCCGATACCGCCCCATTTATCCCACCGAGGTCGACATCCAGGGTGTTGTCGTCGGCGTGATCCGGAAGCTGTAG